A genomic stretch from Dehalococcoidia bacterium includes:
- a CDS encoding xanthine dehydrogenase family protein molybdopterin-binding subunit: MATQTYEPNLVLSNEEFDTVGSRPVRPDGLDKVTGRARYSADIHLPGMLHGKLLRSPHAHARIRSIDASRALAHPGVKAVVTAADMPEVSAEFTDQAEGAMVNYGFYSRNVIAREKALYKGHVVAAVAAIDSATAEQALDLIDVDYEVLPHVLDADSALETNAPILHERLLTVHSPTLRAGGWGDSEEQTNLANRFEFSLGDIEEGFAEADVIVEEEYKTQAVHQGYIEPHAATAHWGSDGYVTVWCSSQGHFAVRDHTSRMLDLPVSHVKVVPMEIGGGFGGKGQGGVYLEPLAAKLSQKTGQPVKIVMTREEVFVGSGPTSGTHITVKIGAKVTGEITAAEAHLTYEAGAFPGSPVASGCRTMFGPYNMPNALVEGVDVLVNKQKSSAYRAPGSPAAAFAAEQALDELARKLDMDPVELRLMNTSEEGTRQVAGPRYQRIGNKEILEATREHPHLQTRLEGKLQGRGVAGGAWFNGSGPASAVASINPDGTVSLIEGSPDIGGSRAAMAMHVAEVLQIPVDDVRPAIVDTDSIGYSSGAGGSGVTFKMGHACYEAAQDARAQLIERAARIWEVDPDDVEYEDATLRHRQDTELSISFKDLAAQLNGTGGPIVGRATVNPGGVGNAFAVHVVDVEVDPETGKVEILRFTALQDAGKAIHPSYVEGQIQGGAVQGIGWALNEEYYFGDDGTMENSTFLDYRMPTSLDLPMIDTVIVEIANPGHPYGVRGVGEVSIVPPMAAIANAIYDATGVRLTELPMSPAVVTKALREAGVS, encoded by the coding sequence ATGGCGACTCAGACTTATGAACCGAACCTCGTGCTGTCTAACGAGGAATTCGACACCGTTGGATCAAGGCCCGTCCGGCCTGACGGTCTGGACAAAGTGACAGGGAGGGCACGGTACAGCGCGGATATACACCTCCCCGGAATGCTTCACGGGAAGCTGTTGAGAAGCCCACATGCTCACGCCCGAATCCGCTCGATAGATGCATCCAGGGCACTCGCACACCCCGGAGTCAAAGCCGTTGTGACGGCAGCGGACATGCCCGAAGTGTCAGCGGAGTTCACCGACCAGGCGGAAGGCGCCATGGTCAACTACGGCTTCTACAGTAGGAATGTGATCGCCAGGGAGAAAGCCCTGTACAAGGGTCACGTCGTGGCGGCGGTTGCTGCGATCGATTCAGCGACTGCAGAGCAGGCGCTCGATCTGATAGATGTGGACTATGAGGTACTTCCTCACGTACTGGACGCTGATAGCGCATTGGAGACAAACGCGCCGATTCTTCATGAACGCCTGCTCACCGTGCATAGCCCGACGCTCAGGGCAGGTGGCTGGGGCGACTCCGAGGAACAGACCAACCTCGCTAACCGGTTCGAGTTCAGCCTCGGCGACATCGAAGAGGGTTTCGCGGAGGCAGACGTCATCGTGGAGGAGGAGTACAAGACCCAGGCCGTGCATCAAGGGTACATTGAGCCACACGCCGCAACCGCCCACTGGGGTAGCGACGGCTACGTCACCGTCTGGTGCAGCAGCCAGGGTCACTTCGCAGTTCGAGACCACACCTCGAGGATGCTCGACCTTCCTGTTTCCCACGTTAAGGTGGTCCCGATGGAGATCGGCGGCGGCTTCGGAGGAAAGGGACAGGGTGGTGTGTACCTTGAGCCGCTGGCTGCAAAGCTCTCACAGAAGACTGGTCAGCCGGTGAAGATCGTTATGACCCGCGAAGAGGTGTTCGTTGGCAGCGGCCCGACCTCCGGCACTCACATTACGGTCAAGATTGGCGCGAAGGTGACCGGCGAAATTACTGCCGCAGAGGCTCATCTCACGTATGAAGCCGGCGCGTTCCCGGGATCTCCCGTTGCCTCAGGATGCAGGACGATGTTCGGTCCGTACAACATGCCGAATGCCCTTGTCGAAGGCGTAGACGTGCTGGTCAATAAACAGAAGTCGTCTGCATATCGCGCACCAGGTTCTCCGGCAGCGGCCTTCGCGGCTGAGCAAGCGCTGGATGAGCTGGCCAGGAAGCTCGACATGGATCCCGTGGAGCTTCGCCTAATGAATACGTCCGAAGAGGGCACGCGGCAGGTTGCAGGTCCCAGATACCAGCGAATTGGGAACAAAGAGATACTCGAAGCCACGCGCGAACACCCTCACTTGCAGACCAGGCTCGAGGGGAAACTGCAGGGCCGCGGGGTTGCCGGCGGGGCCTGGTTCAATGGGTCGGGTCCAGCCTCGGCGGTGGCGTCAATTAATCCTGACGGCACGGTCAGCCTTATCGAGGGGTCTCCAGATATCGGTGGAAGCAGGGCCGCGATGGCCATGCACGTCGCCGAGGTGCTCCAGATTCCCGTCGACGACGTGCGCCCTGCAATCGTCGATACAGATTCGATTGGCTACAGTTCCGGCGCTGGTGGAAGCGGAGTCACGTTCAAGATGGGACATGCCTGCTACGAGGCTGCGCAGGACGCTAGGGCGCAACTAATCGAGCGTGCTGCCCGTATATGGGAGGTCGATCCCGACGACGTCGAGTACGAGGACGCTACTCTCAGACACCGGCAGGATACAGAGCTCAGCATCAGCTTCAAGGATCTTGCTGCGCAGCTCAACGGCACAGGAGGGCCTATTGTCGGTCGAGCTACAGTGAACCCAGGCGGGGTAGGCAATGCTTTCGCAGTTCACGTTGTTGACGTGGAGGTCGATCCCGAGACAGGCAAGGTTGAAATCCTGCGGTTTACGGCCCTGCAGGATGCGGGCAAGGCGATCCATCCCAGCTACGTCGAGGGGCAGATCCAGGGCGGAGCGGTGCAGGGTATCGGCTGGGCGCTCAACGAAGAGTACTACTTCGGGGACGACGGCACGATGGAGAACTCGACGTTCTTGGACTATCGAATGCCGACCAGCCTGGACCTGCCCATGATTGACACGGTGATCGTTGAAATTGCCAACCCCGGACATCCCTACGGGGTCCGGGGCGTAGGCGAGGTGTCTATAGTGCCGCCAATGGCTGCGATAGCCAATGCAATCTACGACGCAACGGGGGTAAGACTCACCGAGTTGCCGATGTCGCCAGCGGTTGTCACAAAGGCGCTGCGGGAGGCGGGAGTCAGCTAG
- a CDS encoding NADH-quinone oxidoreductase subunit M, which produces MFGFDPYVLLLLIVLPLVGAGAILVTPGSNVRAIRMEAAVAATVTMLLSVYVFLAYDQSAGGMQLERTWQWLSMPGPWPLGDHAITLHLAIDGIAAPMVLLTGIVLFTGVLVSWRVGDSEEDSKPPKAYFVLYLLLLSGVFGVFVTLDMFFFFFFYELAVLPMYLLIGVWGSSSTFPTFSRTKEYGAMKLMIYLVAGSVLIWVAMLAIFVEGGLGTFDLVALEQVTFSDNFQKIFFPLLMVGFGVLAGLWPFHTWSPDGHVAAPTAVSMVHAGVLMKLGAFGIIRIGMMLMPEGAQTWMPVLIGLGTVNVLYGAWSAIGQNDLKYVIGYSSVSHMGYVLMGIATLNPLGLSGAVLQMFSHGVMTALFFAVVGAVYDRTHTRDIYTLDGLAKRMGFTATMFAIAGLASLGLPGLSGFVAELLVFLGLFQTYPLLGVLGIIGAAITAVYILRLLARVFFGPLGERWEDQTDASGLERVSTLVLAGFILLVGLFPFPFIRVIESGVFEVLARFGDVG; this is translated from the coding sequence ATGTTCGGATTCGATCCATACGTCCTGTTGCTGTTGATTGTCCTGCCCCTTGTCGGGGCCGGGGCCATCCTGGTCACACCCGGGAGTAACGTCAGAGCGATACGCATGGAGGCAGCGGTCGCCGCGACCGTGACCATGCTGCTCTCGGTCTACGTGTTCCTCGCCTATGATCAGTCCGCCGGTGGAATGCAGCTCGAGAGAACCTGGCAGTGGCTTTCGATGCCCGGTCCGTGGCCGCTCGGCGACCACGCCATAACTCTCCACCTCGCCATTGATGGAATTGCAGCCCCAATGGTCCTGTTAACGGGCATCGTGCTGTTCACGGGCGTTCTGGTGTCCTGGAGAGTTGGCGACAGCGAAGAGGACTCGAAACCGCCCAAGGCCTACTTCGTACTCTACCTGCTGCTCCTGTCGGGTGTGTTCGGCGTGTTCGTGACGCTGGACATGTTCTTCTTTTTCTTCTTCTATGAGCTGGCCGTGCTCCCCATGTACCTGTTGATAGGCGTCTGGGGAAGCAGTTCCACGTTCCCTACGTTCAGCCGCACCAAGGAATACGGTGCGATGAAGCTCATGATTTACCTCGTGGCAGGCAGCGTCCTGATCTGGGTGGCGATGCTCGCCATTTTCGTGGAGGGGGGCCTGGGAACCTTCGATCTCGTAGCTCTCGAGCAGGTGACGTTCTCAGACAACTTCCAGAAGATCTTCTTCCCCTTGTTGATGGTCGGATTTGGTGTGCTGGCTGGTCTCTGGCCATTCCACACGTGGTCACCCGACGGCCACGTCGCGGCCCCGACCGCTGTCAGTATGGTCCACGCCGGCGTTCTGATGAAGCTGGGGGCATTCGGAATCATCCGAATCGGTATGATGCTGATGCCAGAAGGCGCTCAGACGTGGATGCCCGTGCTGATAGGCCTGGGCACGGTAAACGTACTGTACGGAGCTTGGTCGGCCATCGGGCAGAATGACCTCAAGTACGTCATAGGCTACTCCAGCGTGAGCCACATGGGGTACGTGCTGATGGGCATCGCAACACTCAACCCGCTGGGTCTCAGCGGAGCGGTGCTCCAGATGTTCAGCCACGGTGTCATGACAGCCCTCTTCTTCGCCGTCGTCGGCGCCGTCTACGACAGGACGCACACCCGTGACATCTACACTCTCGATGGCCTCGCTAAACGGATGGGGTTCACAGCCACGATGTTTGCCATCGCAGGACTTGCCTCGCTCGGTCTACCTGGGCTGAGTGGATTCGTTGCTGAGTTGCTCGTCTTCCTCGGACTCTTCCAGACCTATCCGCTGCTGGGCGTACTAGGCATCATCGGCGCGGCCATTACCGCGGTGTACATACTGAGACTGCTGGCGCGCGTCTTCTTCGGGCCACTGGGAGAACGCTGGGAAGACCAGACCGACGCAAGCGGTCTGGAACGAGTCTCGACCCTGGTCCTTGCGGGATTCATCCTGCTTGTCGGCCTGTTCCCCTTCCCGTTCATCCGAGTCATTGAGAGCGGAGTGTTCGAGGTGCTCGCCAGGTTCGGAGACGTGGGATGA
- a CDS encoding MOSC domain-containing protein yields MPTVSAINLAPVKSLGLISLDRADIYSRGIEGDRRFIILDDSGKVVTQRQIGQLTLVTADCCTADNRLKVTFPDGSVIDGSPEPGEATATVLWGRVVEGKLVKGPWSAALSEFCGTELSLFESNSPGVCFDEYPVSIISQASIDYLTGLTGGSKAFEAERFRPTLLLDGCEPHEEDSWLGKGLRIGERLRLRLISRDPRCAITTLDPSTGERDFDTLRLILSYRPSVRAAYFGVYGIVESPGTVAVGDEVQLTI; encoded by the coding sequence ATGCCGACCGTCAGTGCAATCAATCTCGCACCAGTGAAGTCTCTCGGTCTGATCAGCCTTGATCGGGCTGACATATACTCACGAGGCATCGAGGGCGACAGGCGTTTCATAATTCTCGACGATTCGGGCAAAGTGGTGACACAGCGCCAGATCGGGCAGCTTACGCTTGTGACCGCTGATTGCTGCACTGCCGACAACCGGCTAAAGGTCACGTTTCCCGATGGCAGCGTGATTGACGGGAGTCCCGAACCGGGTGAGGCAACTGCCACGGTGCTCTGGGGACGCGTAGTAGAGGGCAAGCTGGTCAAGGGGCCATGGTCAGCGGCACTATCCGAATTCTGCGGCACTGAGCTGAGCCTGTTCGAGTCGAACAGCCCCGGAGTATGTTTTGACGAGTACCCGGTGTCGATCATTTCTCAGGCATCAATCGACTATCTGACTGGCCTGACCGGAGGGTCCAAGGCGTTCGAGGCTGAGAGGTTTAGACCCACTCTCCTACTCGACGGCTGTGAGCCCCACGAGGAAGACTCGTGGCTGGGCAAGGGATTACGTATAGGGGAGCGACTTAGATTGCGACTCATCTCGCGCGACCCCCGTTGCGCCATCACCACCCTAGACCCGTCAACAGGCGAACGTGACTTCGATACGCTCAGGCTGATCCTGAGTTACCGCCCAAGCGTTCGCGCAGCCTACTTCGGCGTGTACGGCATCGTCGAGTCACCCGGTACTGTGGCGGTCGGAGACGAGGTCCAGCTAACTATATAA
- a CDS encoding NADH-quinone oxidoreductase subunit N, translating into MNNNFLLLLPEFMVTGLAFAILTLDFFVGRDRKHWLGYLAAAGLAITLIVMLVYQWNTTDDLYDGLISIDGYSLFFRAAFLVMAIVIVLSSVEYVRKNLEYPGEYYAILVFAVVGMMLMSASRELLTAYISLELLSFSLYVLVSFDRYNPRSNEGGTKYILLGAVSSALLLFGISQIFGLTGTTRFDEIGSALRAASEISPGVLVGLVLIIAGLGFKVAAVPFHMWAPDAYEGAPIPITAFLAVASKAAAFALSLRFFAESLLPIIGEWQIILAMMAALTMMVGNLVALAQTNLKRLLAYSSIAHVGYLLMGLAALAVVEPDGDVQRNVSHLASNGLMLHLVAYGITNSAAFLCLAVFYNETKRDDIADLAGSARRAPFLALVMAASLFSLAGLPFFAGFVSKFYLFSAVAAQGLLWLAGLAIFTSLLSLYYYLQVIRQMYIEEPRVSGAIRIPKVTIGLLGVLLAGMVLLGVYPAPVMDAIQHASDALFASIG; encoded by the coding sequence ATGAACAACAACTTCCTGCTCCTCCTCCCAGAGTTCATGGTGACCGGACTGGCGTTCGCCATCCTGACTCTCGACTTCTTTGTCGGCAGAGACAGAAAGCACTGGCTCGGTTATCTGGCTGCCGCCGGACTGGCAATCACGCTCATTGTGATGCTGGTCTACCAATGGAACACCACTGACGACCTCTACGACGGCCTGATCTCGATAGACGGATACTCACTGTTCTTCAGAGCCGCGTTCCTGGTGATGGCCATCGTGATAGTGCTGTCCTCGGTTGAGTACGTCCGCAAGAACCTCGAATACCCGGGCGAGTACTACGCAATCCTGGTCTTTGCCGTCGTCGGCATGATGCTGATGTCCGCGTCACGCGAACTGCTGACTGCATACATCTCACTAGAACTGCTTAGCTTCAGCCTCTACGTGTTGGTGTCGTTCGACCGCTATAACCCGAGATCGAACGAAGGTGGCACGAAGTACATACTCCTCGGCGCTGTATCTTCGGCATTGCTGCTCTTCGGCATCAGCCAGATCTTCGGACTCACCGGCACTACCAGGTTCGACGAGATCGGAAGCGCTCTCAGGGCCGCCAGCGAGATCAGCCCCGGTGTCCTGGTCGGGCTCGTGCTGATAATCGCAGGACTCGGATTCAAGGTCGCCGCAGTACCCTTCCACATGTGGGCTCCCGACGCGTACGAGGGCGCGCCGATTCCCATAACTGCGTTCCTTGCTGTCGCGTCGAAGGCTGCAGCGTTTGCCCTGTCCCTCAGGTTCTTTGCGGAATCGCTGCTACCGATAATCGGGGAATGGCAGATCATTCTGGCGATGATGGCAGCGCTAACGATGATGGTCGGCAACCTGGTCGCACTTGCCCAGACCAATCTCAAGAGACTGCTCGCCTACTCCAGCATCGCTCACGTTGGGTACCTGCTGATGGGCCTGGCCGCGTTGGCAGTTGTCGAGCCCGATGGTGACGTTCAGCGCAACGTCTCCCATCTCGCCTCCAACGGTCTGATGCTACACCTCGTTGCGTACGGCATAACCAACTCAGCGGCTTTCCTTTGCCTGGCTGTCTTCTACAACGAGACAAAACGGGATGACATCGCCGATCTCGCAGGTTCAGCCCGTCGCGCGCCTTTCCTGGCACTGGTCATGGCAGCGTCGCTGTTTTCCCTGGCGGGCCTTCCGTTCTTCGCGGGGTTCGTGAGTAAGTTCTACCTGTTCAGCGCGGTAGCTGCACAGGGTCTGCTGTGGCTTGCCGGGCTTGCAATCTTCACAAGCCTCCTCTCGCTTTATTACTATCTTCAGGTAATTCGACAGATGTACATTGAGGAGCCAAGGGTTTCGGGAGCGATTCGGATTCCAAAGGTGACGATTGGCCTACTGGGCGTCCTTCTGGCTGGAATGGTCCTTTTGGGCGTGTACCCGGCTCCTGTAATGGACGCGATTCAACACGCAAGCGATGCTCTATTTGCGTCCATCGGCTAA
- a CDS encoding PIG-L family deacetylase, whose product METENGYSSAMVVIAHADDAEYGCSGTVAKLCAEGWEMTYVLCTDGSKGSSDREITGEELSAMRREEQVNAGKVLGLKDVAFLGYPDGYLEPTLEVRRDIAREIRRFKPDVLICQYPLRVLDGGWGVGHPDHLAAGEAALAAVFPTARDHMTFPELLEEGFEPHKVAEVWIMGHPDPDVRIDVTDHMETAVKALAEHHTQTGGRPYQELLPRMQEWRRRGSEGTGMLYSESFKKIQFRR is encoded by the coding sequence ATGGAAACCGAAAACGGATACTCTAGCGCAATGGTCGTAATTGCTCACGCAGACGACGCTGAGTACGGCTGTTCAGGCACAGTTGCCAAGCTCTGCGCCGAAGGCTGGGAGATGACCTACGTCCTGTGCACCGACGGCAGCAAGGGCAGCTCAGACCGCGAGATTACAGGAGAAGAACTGTCGGCCATGAGACGCGAGGAGCAGGTCAACGCAGGAAAAGTCCTCGGCCTGAAGGACGTGGCGTTCCTGGGGTACCCGGACGGATACCTTGAGCCCACCCTGGAGGTGCGTCGGGACATTGCACGAGAGATACGCAGGTTCAAGCCCGACGTGCTGATCTGCCAGTATCCCCTGCGTGTGCTCGACGGCGGCTGGGGCGTTGGCCATCCAGACCACCTCGCAGCTGGCGAGGCGGCACTCGCGGCCGTATTTCCGACCGCGAGAGACCACATGACCTTCCCCGAGCTGTTGGAAGAAGGCTTCGAACCCCACAAGGTTGCCGAGGTCTGGATCATGGGACATCCCGACCCCGACGTTCGCATCGACGTCACTGACCATATGGAGACAGCCGTCAAGGCACTCGCCGAGCACCACACACAGACAGGTGGGCGCCCCTACCAGGAGCTACTCCCCCGGATGCAGGAGTGGCGTCGACGCGGTTCGGAAGGCACTGGAATGCTCTACTCCGAGTCCTTCAAGAAGATCCAGTTCCGGCGTTAG